A stretch of the Acyrthosiphon pisum isolate AL4f chromosome A2, pea_aphid_22Mar2018_4r6ur, whole genome shotgun sequence genome encodes the following:
- the LOC100572515 gene encoding peptide transporter family 1-like isoform X1 has product MELTSVQKEKSIYPKYTWLIVISELCERFTYFGLKSVLILYLTRILQFNGEESTIIYHSFIFLACIMPLPSAILGDSYWGKFKTIMYLSFFYVLGCLVLTGGSIADMFGLDVQKFYHIFLP; this is encoded by the exons ATGGAATTGACATCTGTTCAAAAGGAAAAATCG atATACCCCAAGTACACATGGCTTATCGTAATCAGTGAATTGTGTGAACGATTTACCTATTTTGGATTGAAAT ctgttttgattttatacctGACAAGAATACTGCAGTTCAACGGAGAagaatcaacaataatatatcacagTTTCATATTTCTTGCGTGTATCATGCCATTGCCGAGTGCAATTTTGGGAGACTCTTATTGGGGAAAATTCAA aacaaTAATGTATTTGTCATTTTTCTACGTATTGGGATGCTTAGTGCTCACCGGTGGATCAATTGCAGATATGTTCGGCCTCGACGTTCAAAA gttttatcatatttttcttccttaa
- the LOC100572515 gene encoding peptide transporter family 1-like isoform X2, translating to MELTSVQKEKSIYPKYTWLIVISELCERFTYFGLKSVLILYLTRILQFNGEESTIIYHSFIFLACIMPLPSAILGDSYWGKFKTIMYLSFFYVLGCLVLTGGSIADMFGLDVQKNQLSAF from the exons ATGGAATTGACATCTGTTCAAAAGGAAAAATCG atATACCCCAAGTACACATGGCTTATCGTAATCAGTGAATTGTGTGAACGATTTACCTATTTTGGATTGAAAT ctgttttgattttatacctGACAAGAATACTGCAGTTCAACGGAGAagaatcaacaataatatatcacagTTTCATATTTCTTGCGTGTATCATGCCATTGCCGAGTGCAATTTTGGGAGACTCTTATTGGGGAAAATTCAA aacaaTAATGTATTTGTCATTTTTCTACGTATTGGGATGCTTAGTGCTCACCGGTGGATCAATTGCAGATATGTTCGGCCTCGACGTTCAAAA